In Cumulibacter manganitolerans, one genomic interval encodes:
- the paaI gene encoding hydroxyphenylacetyl-CoA thioesterase PaaI, whose product MPLEYPNQHIADLVANDRTAQWLGATLVGVGPGTADVVLGVGEQMCNGHGTCHGGVLFTLADIAFSYACNSAGVLNVAAAADVQFVAPAHAGQRLRASARERLRYGKDRRSGLYDVQVTVEDTGELVALFTGRAAQIGGRS is encoded by the coding sequence ATGCCGCTCGAGTACCCCAACCAGCACATCGCCGACCTGGTGGCCAACGACCGCACCGCGCAGTGGCTCGGGGCCACCCTCGTCGGCGTGGGCCCGGGCACCGCCGACGTCGTGCTGGGCGTCGGCGAGCAGATGTGCAACGGGCACGGCACCTGCCACGGGGGAGTGCTGTTCACCCTCGCCGACATCGCCTTCTCCTACGCGTGCAACTCCGCAGGCGTGCTCAACGTGGCGGCCGCCGCCGACGTCCAGTTCGTCGCGCCGGCGCACGCGGGTCAGCGGCTGCGGGCCAGCGCTCGCGAGCGGCTGCGGTACGGCAAGGACCGCCGCAGCGGGCTCTACGACGTGCAGGTTACGGTCGAGGACACCGGCGAGCTGGTCGCGTTGTTCACCGGTCGCGCAGCCCAGATCGGCGGGCGCAGCTAG
- a CDS encoding MBL fold metallo-hydrolase has protein sequence MQIGDISIDPVYDGAGTDRGTEILSRPGVDDPWACHPGVLDDAGELHMPMGGFLVRTGERVVLVDAGLGPLERPGLSGGALLESLSALGASAEDITDVIFTHLHYDHVGWATRQGRIVFPNATYRAHAADWEYFVDGPEATPGATKKLSPLRERIELFDTEHTLAPGLDARPAPGHTPGSTVYVVSSGQDRALLIGDVAHSVVELAEPDWEAVFDVDKKAAQAVRDAIAREALDTDTYVVPAHFPQMAFGRIITTEAGRRWVAV, from the coding sequence ATGCAGATCGGCGACATCTCCATCGACCCGGTGTACGACGGCGCGGGGACCGACCGCGGCACCGAGATCCTCAGCAGGCCCGGGGTCGACGACCCGTGGGCCTGCCACCCCGGCGTCCTCGACGACGCCGGCGAGCTGCACATGCCGATGGGCGGCTTCCTCGTACGCACCGGCGAGCGCGTCGTCCTGGTGGATGCCGGGCTGGGCCCGCTCGAGCGGCCGGGGCTCTCCGGCGGCGCGCTGCTGGAGTCGCTGTCGGCGCTCGGCGCGAGCGCCGAGGACATCACCGACGTCATCTTCACCCACCTGCACTACGACCACGTCGGCTGGGCCACGCGGCAGGGCCGGATCGTGTTCCCCAACGCGACGTACCGCGCGCACGCCGCCGACTGGGAGTACTTCGTCGACGGCCCCGAGGCCACGCCGGGCGCCACGAAGAAGCTCTCGCCGCTGCGCGAGCGCATCGAGCTCTTCGACACCGAGCACACGCTCGCCCCCGGCCTGGACGCGCGGCCCGCCCCCGGGCACACCCCCGGCTCCACGGTGTACGTCGTCTCCAGTGGCCAGGACCGGGCCCTGCTGATCGGCGACGTCGCGCACTCGGTGGTCGAGCTCGCCGAGCCCGACTGGGAGGCCGTCTTCGACGTCGACAAGAAGGCCGCCCAGGCGGTGCGCGACGCGATCGCCCGCGAGGCGCTGGACACCGACACGTACGTCGTGCCCGCGCACTTCCCGCAGATGGCGTTCGGCCGCATCATCACCACCGAGGCCGGCCGCCGCTGGGTCGCCGTGTAG